In Pochonia chlamydosporia 170 chromosome 3, whole genome shotgun sequence, the following are encoded in one genomic region:
- a CDS encoding cellobiose dehydrogenase (similar to Leptosphaeria maculans JN3 XP_003837631.1), with protein MIPKAALLGGLLAAATAVSAVTDWSSQRWDVVVVGAGTAGIIVADRMSEAGYKTLLLEQGGKSYGIVGGNEKPGWLNGTDLSRVDVPGLYSTIFDGKSPLLCKWDQVAAFQACTVGGNSAINAGLYFQPPASDWDDYHPQGWHSRDVQPAVERLLKRQPALTSYSEDGKFYAQSGYEAMKTWIVDNAGYANVSFLETIDNKAGVFGRPVYNYIDGQRGGPTRTYLQSALARGNFHLETGVYVQHIEHVNGTASAVAVRLQNGDQRSIALTSSGRVVLSAGAMLSPKILMYSGIGPQESLSKLAAKSFTPYNESSWIVRPHVGTGLFDNPNTFIVLSSPDVESYVYKYEDPAPADRDLYLTSRSGPYSFASQTSAFWTYVNHSDGTRSGVQGTVSSAGYADHTGNNTITLNIYGTSGLLSSGRVQLSDDGKFTAHPSSDVYYSHPRDGESVATFIHSLFQRLPASTPASPAKDGLTPLNIAQNSTLEEIRKYVTTPSAYAVGAVQHWSSSCRIGKCVDADTKVMGTNNIHVVDASILAPLTVNPQFAVMVAAEKGSERIIAAMKGNSCRRRWQKRQK; from the exons ATGATTCCCAAGGCCGCCCTTCTCGGGGGACTTCTCGCGGCAGCTACTGCTGTCTCTGCCGTGACCGACTGGTCCTCCCAACGCTGGGATGTGGTCGTGGTTGGGGCCGGCACTGCTGGCATCATTGTCGCCGACCGAATGAGCGAAGCCGGATACAAGACCCTTTTGCTGGAGCAAGGTGGCAAGTCGTACGGCATTGTAGGCGGCAACGAGAAGCCCGGATGGTTAAACGGGACCGACCTCAGCAGAGTCGATGTTCCCGGCCTGT ACTCGACCATCTTTGACGGCAAGTCGCCCTTACTGTGCAAATGGGATCAAGTGGCCGCATTCCAGGCATGTACGGTCGGCGGCAAcagtgccatcaatgccggGTTGTATTTCCAGCCGCCAGCATCAGACTGGGATGACTATCATCCTCAAGGCTGGCACAGTCGGGACGTCCAGCCCGCCGTCGAGAGGCTTTTGAAGCGCCAGCCGGCTCTCACCAGCTACTCAGAGGACGGCAAGTTTTATGCCCAGAGCGGCTACGAAGCCATGAAGACGTGGATTGTTGACAATGCCGGCTACGCAAACGTCTCGTTCCTCGAAACCATCGACAACAAGGCAGGCGTTTTTGGGCGTCCGGTGTACAACTACATTGATGGACAGCGAGGAGGGCCGACCCGAACCTATTTGCAAAGCGCGCTGGCTCGAGGCAACTTTCATCTCGAGACCGGCGTTTACGTGCAACACATTGAACACGTAAATGGCACGGCATCTGCTGTTGCCGTTCGTCTCCAAAACGGGGATCAAAGGTCCATCGCGCTCACAAGCTCGGGCAGAGTAGTCTTGAGCGCTGGCGCCATGCTGTCGCCAAAGATTCTCATGTACTCTGGCATTGGCCCGCAGGAATCGCTCAGCAAGCTGGCGGCCAAGAGCTTCACGCCGTACAACGAGTCCTCGTGGATTGTGCGACCGCACGTTGGGACTGGCCTCTTTGATAACCCCAACACCTTCATCGTGCTGTCTTCTCCGGACGTTGAATCGTACGTCTACAAGTACGAAGATCCAGCTCCGGCGGATCGAGACCTGTACCTGACGTCGCGCAGCGGCCCGTACAGCTTTGCTTCTCAGACGTCTGCCTTTTGGACCTATGTCAATCACTCTGATGGCACGCGAAGCGGAGTTCAAGGCACAGTCAGCTCTGCCGGATACGCTGACCACACAGGAAACAATACCATCACCCTAAACATATACGGCACCTCGGGTCTGTTGTCGTCGGGTCGCGTGCAGTTGTCTGACGACGGCAAGTTTACCGCTCATCCAAGCTCCGACGTATACTACTCGCATCCGCGCGACGGAGAGAGTGTCGCCACGTTTATTCATTCTCTGTTCCAGCGCCTTCCTGCGTCAACTCCGGCGTCCCCTGCCAAGGATGGGTTGACGCCACTCAACATTGCTCAAAACTCAACCCTGGAAGAGATTAGAAAGTATGTCACGACCCCATCGGCCTATGCAGTCGGGGCCGTACAGCACTGGTCGAGTTCATGCCGTATCGGCAAGTGTGTCGACGCAGACACAAAGGTCATGGGCACCAACAATATCCACGTTGTGGACGCTTCCATCCTTGCTCCTCTGACTGTCAATCCTCAATTCGCAGTCATGGTGGCTGCCGAGAAGGGCTCTGAGAGAATAATTGCAGCAATGAAGGGAAACAGTTGTCGCCGACGATGGCAAAAACGACAAAAGTAG
- a CDS encoding scytalone dehydratase (similar to Cordyceps militaris CM01 XP_006668731.1) encodes MAADIPFSDYLEIHNLIFQWSESYDTKNWELLRQLLAPSIRLDFRGLHGALHDQISPDEYVAILSDKKLIGDERLKTQHLVGASKWERESDGAIEVVLQLRVAHQRYTADDLQVVENKGHAHGFATHRYRKFQGAWKLESVAPKLVWSEYDLLGTLNPKEDS; translated from the exons ATGGCCGCAGACATTCCATTTTCAG ACTACCTTGAGATTCACAATCTCATTTTCCAATGGTCAGAAAGCTACGATACTAAAAACTGGGAGCTCTTGCGACAGTTGCTGGCTCCTTCGATACGCCTGGACTTTCGCGGCCTGCACGGGGCTTTACACGACCAGATCTCTCCGGATGAATACGTTGCCATCTTGTCAGACAAGAAGCTCATCGGCGACGAAAGACTAAAGACGCAGCATCTAGTCGGCGCATCGAAATGGGAGCGTGAGAGCGATGGTGCGATTGAAGTCGTCCTCCAGCTTCGGGTTGCGCATCAGCGCTACACTGCCGACGATCTCCAAGTCGTGGAAAATAAGGGTCATGCTCACGGATTTGCAACGCATAGGTACAGAAAATTCCAAGGGGCGTGGAAACTGGAAAGTGTCGCACCCAAGCTCGTATGGAGCGAGTATGATCTCTTGGGGACCCTGAATCCAAAGGAGGACTCATGA
- a CDS encoding CRAL/TRIO domain-containing protein (similar to Metarhizium acridum CQMa 102 XP_007809288.1), whose amino-acid sequence MASPVPDGHVGNLTTEQEAKLRELWQTVFKLYDVLQEHAQKKAAAPAPQTESPKKSRFGLFGGWKASDAAATPAIPEEALKLIACDEEDKFGLVKQFQQVIATQTPDSLRAMVLGSVKHEHPDALALRFLRARKWDVNRALVMMFSAMNWRHNEAKVDDDILANGEEVLVNDEEHGQVKSKALARDFMKQIRTGKSFIHGTDRENRPISYVRVRLHRASDQSVESLERYTTYLIETARLALTPPVETATLIFDLSSFTLANMDYVPVKFIIKCFEANYPESLGAILIHNAPWVFKGIWKVISAWLDPVVAAKVHFTYGRKDLEEFIHPSQIIKELGGDEEWDYSYEEPVPGENDAMKDTAARDTLQKAREDLANQFETTTKQWIENPEGDKAAELKAKRESIATQLRENFWKLDKYVRCRSLYDRQGNIRPGQKTVWYPETAEKTAIDTTVPSGTIEQIENAPNVAATTQVTA is encoded by the exons ATGGCATCCCCAGTTCCCgacggccatgttggcaacCTGACGACcgagcaagaggccaagcTGCGCGAGCTCTGGCAGACCGTCTTCAAGCTCTATGACGTGCTTCAGGAGCACGCCCAGAAAAAAGCTGCCGCGCCCGCGCCGCAGACCGAATCTCCCAAGAAGTCTCGCTTCGGTCTTTTCGGAGGATGGAAAGCCTCTGACGCCGCTGCTACTCCCGCGATCCCCGAGGAGGCCCTCAAGCTCATCGCCTGCGACGAGGAAGACAAgtttggcctggtcaagcAGTTCCAGCAGGTCATTGCCACGCAGACCCCAGACTCGCTTCGCGCCATGGTCCTCGGGTCCGTCAAGCATGAGCACCCCGATGCCCTGGCCCTGCGATTCCTGCGCGCCCGCAAATGGGATGTGAACCGCGCTTTGGTCATGATGTTCTCCGCCATGAACTGGAGACACAacgaggccaaggttgacgacgacatcCTGGCCAATGGCGAGGAGGTGCTTGTCAATGATGAGGAACACGGCCAGGTCAAGAGCAAGGCCCTGGCTCGCGATTTCATGAAGCAGATTCGCACCGGCAAGAGCTTCATCCACGGCACGGACCGAGAGAACCGCCCCATCAGCTACGTCAGAGTCCGTCTGCACAGAGCGTCTGATCAGTCGGTCGAAAGTCTCGAGAGATATACCACGTACCTCATTGAGACTGCTCGTCTTGCCTTGACGCCACCGGTTGAGACGGCCACTCTCATTTTCGACCTCAGCAGCTTCACTCTGGCCAACATGGATTACGTTCCCGTCAAATTCATCATCAAGTGCTTCGAGGCCAACTACCCCGAGTCTCTCGgcgccattctcatccacaacGCCCCATGGGTGTTCAAAG GCATTTGGAAGGTCATCTCGGCCTGGCTTGACCCCGTTGTCGCCGCCAAGGTGCACTTCACCTACGGCCGCAAGGACCTCGAGGAGTTTATCCACCCGTCACAAATCATCAAGGAGCTCGGAGGCGACGAGGAATGGGACTACTCTTATGAAGAGCCCGTGCCCGGCGAGAACGACGCCATGAAGGACACTGCCGCGAGAGACACGCTTCAAAAGGCCAGAGAAGACCTCGCCAACCAGTTTGAGACGACAACGAAGCAGTGGATCGAGAACCCCGAAGGCGACAAGGCCGCTGagctcaaggccaagagAGAAAGCATCGCCACACAACTTCGAGAGAACTTCTGGAAGCTGGACAAGTACGTGCGATGCCGTTCGCTGTACGACAGACAGGGCAACATCCGCCCGGGACAAAAGACCGTCTGGTACCCCGAGACGGCCGAGAAGACGGCCATTGATACCACCGTCCCAAGCGGCACCATTGAGCAGATTGAAAACGCCCCCAACGTCGCTGCCACCACCCAAGTTACCGCATAG
- a CDS encoding amino acid transporter (similar to Neosartorya fischeri NRRL 181 XP_001262261.1) produces MAEQTAIMNTDQCTPATGASKGQEQSSSSASPDIGKPSAATPQTEPSSHAHAHLQAQAVADNDIFAETSEELDQDRLKRIAAAGNAHFHRLGWKRLAIVTIVEAIALGALSLPAAYHTLGMFAGVFLTITLGLIAIFTSWIVGQVKLKFPETASYADAGRLLMGRFGYEVFGAALVLELVMVVGSHALTGSIALGDLNDGRTCSIVFSAVSAIILLILAIPPSFSEVAILGYIDFGSIVAAVGITIIATGIQASESPGGLSGVEWSAWPKDDVTFSQAFVAVSNIIFAFSFAIGQFSFMDEMHTPTDYMKSIWASGFIQIAIYTLTGALCYAFIGPSVKSPALLSAGPLISKIAFGIALPVIFISGSINSTVALRYIHGRMFKNSVNRYIKTPMGWATWIGLVIAFTIVAWVIAEAIPIFSDLLSLASALFVSGFSFWIPAIMWFKLLCPGKWYSKENLPISIGSVVAFIIGAVTLVAGTYSTIVDIIKETNDGSAHSPFACRSS; encoded by the exons ATGGCTGAAcaaaccgccatcatgaATACCGACCAATGCACCCCTGCCACGGGCGCCTCCaaaggccaagaacaatcttcatcttcggCCAGTCCCGACATCGGAAAACCATCTGCCGCGACGCCACAGACTGAGCCCTCAAGCCATGCCCATGCACACCTGCAAGCCCAAGCCGTTGCCGACAACGACATTTTCGCAGAGACGAGCGAGGAATTGGACCAGGACCGCCTCAAAAGAATTGCAGCGGCCGGAAATGCCCATTTCCACCGTCTGGGATGGAAGCGGctggccatcgtcaccatTGTCGAGGCCATCGCTTTGGGTGCTCTCAGCCTGCCAGCGGCGTACCACACCCTTGGCATGTTTGCCGGCGTCTTTCTCACAATCACACTGGGACTGATTGCCATCTTTACCAGCTGGATCGTCGGCCAGGTCAAGCTCAAGTTTCCAGAGACGGCCAGTTATGCGGATGCAGGCCGCCTGCTGATGGGTCGCTTTGGCTATGAAGTCTTTGGTGCCGCCCTGGTGCTTGAACTGGTCATGGTTGTGGGATCGCATGCCCTCACCGGCAGCATTGCTCTTGGAGATCTCAACGATGGCCGTACGTGCTCGATTGTCTTCTCGGCCGTGTCTGCCATCATTCTGctcatcttggccatcccGCCGTCCTTCTCAGAGGTTGCCATCCTCGGGTACATTGACTTTGGCTCCATTGTCGCCGCTGTCGGGATAACCATCATTGCCACGGGAATCCAGGCCAGCGAGAGTCCTGGGGGTCTCTCTGGCGTCGAGTGGTCGGCCTGGCCAAAGGATGACGTGACGTTTTCACAGGCTTTTGTTGCTGTTAGCAACATCATCTTTGCCTTTAGCTTCGCCATTGGGCAATTCTCCTTCATGGACGAGATGCACACGCCTACCGACTACATGAAGTCCATCTGGGCGTCTGGCTTTATCCAAATTGCCATTTACACCCTCACTGGTGCGCTGTGCTATGCCTTTATCGGGCCCTCTGTCAAGTCGCCTGCTCTCCTTTCGGCCGGCCCGCTCATCTCCAAGATTGCTTTTGGAATTGCCCTCcccgtcatcttcatctctgGCTCCATCAATTCCACCGTCGCCCTCCGCTATATCCACGGTCGAATGTTTAAGAATTCCGTCAACCGATACATCAAGACCCCCATGGGCTGGGCCACCTGGATTGGTCTTGTGATTGCCTTTACCATTGTCGCCTGGGTCATTGCCGAAGCCATCCCCATCTTCTCCGACCTGCTCTCGCTGGCGTCGGCGCTCTTCGTGTCTGGATTCTCTTTCTGGATTCCCGCCATAATGTGGTTCAAGCTGCTTTGCCCTGGAAAGTGGTATTCCAAGGAGAACCTGCCCATTAGCATCGGCAGCGTTGTGgcattcatcattggcgccGTGACACTGGTTGCGGGCACGTATTCCACCATTGTTGACATT ATCAAGGAGACGAATGACGGCTCAGCCCACAGTCCGTTTGCTTGCCGGTCGAGCTGA
- a CDS encoding lactonohydrolase (similar to Marssonina brunnea f. sp. 'multigermtubi' MB_m1 XP_007293060.1), with translation MALVNISLLAAATDASYFTHLSPQAANTTEPAISLRSYHPDFYNVIGHGAKARKVWDLPWEAFHEAGIYNRRDNSLYITSNYKSLDDNINVTVVSLDSEDYPYKSTQFPNLAMANGGTSYYPPGANHSQTPPMQVYCDEGDFEHYSQLLAVDPNTNKSKPLLTNFLGRNFSSLNDVRQHPQTGDLWFTDADYGYFQHFRSEPTQPKQVYRFEPSTGIVQVVADGFVQPNGLEFSPDLKTLYVSDTGAQQFKKVLTQPATIYSYDVIDKKRLANRRTFAWADAGFPDGVHCDTRGNVWASCGDGVHIWNSHGILLGKIFVGEMSNNLAFAPGKVFVFANSRLWVVENIKAQGREVCRDFGVGC, from the coding sequence ATGGCGCTGGTTAACATCAGCTTGCTGGCTGCGGCTACCGATGCCAGCTACTTTACTCACTTGTCACCTCaagccgccaacaccacggAGCCGGCCATCTCCTTGAGGTCGTATCATCCAGACTTCTACAACGTAATCGGTCACGGTGCAAAGGCCCGAAAAGTGTGGGATCTGCCGTGGGAAGCCTTTCACGAAGCTGGCATCTACAACCGCCGAGATAACTCCTTATACATCACGTCCAACTACAAGAGTCTGGACGACAACATTAACGTGACCGTTGTCAGCCTTGACTCGGAAGACTATCCGTATAAAAGCACTCAATTTCCCAATctggcaatggcaaatggCGGCACGTCATACTATCCGCCGGGAGCAAACCACAGCCAAACTCCTCCGATGCAGGTGTACTGCGACGAGGGAGACTTTGAGCACTACTCGCAGCTGCTCGCCGTGGacccaaacacaaacaaGTCCAAACCTCTGTTGACGAATTTCCTCGGACGCAACTTTTCATCGCTCAATGACGTCCGGCAGCACCCTCAGACGGGAGATCTGTGGTTTACCGACGCCGACTACGGATACTTTCAGCACTTTCGATCGGAGCCAACCCAACCGAAGCAGGTATACCGTTTTGAACCAAGCACGGGCATTGTGCAAGTGGTGGCAGACGGCTTTGTGCAGCCAAACGGTTTAGAGTTTTCGCCCGATCTGAAGACGCTGTACGTTTCCGACACGGGCGCCCAGCAGTTCAAGAAGGTGCTCACGCAGCCGGCTACGATATACTCGTACGATGTCATCGACAAGAAGCGTCTCGCCAACAGAAGGACGTTTGCATGGGCAGACGCCGGGTTTCCTGATGGAGTGCATTGCGACACTCGCGGCAACGTTTGGGCGTCTTGTGGCGACGGGGTGCACATTTGGAACTCGCATGGCATCTTGCTGGGCAAAATCTTTGTTGGAGAAATGAGCAACAATTTGGCCTTTGCCCCGGGCAaggtgtttgtgtttgcaAATTCTCGGCTGTGGGTTGTAGAGAATATCAAGGCACAAGGGAGGGAGGTGTGTCGAGATTTCGGCGTAGGTTGTTAG
- a CDS encoding sugar porter (SP) family MFS transporter (similar to Coccidioides immitis RS XP_001242053.1): MASEEPEKVVATNGVEAEDHVVEKEASHRRRVSLVENIEGEIENPLKDISREELLERVARFHQDKGLPEDVLPLLRKGALVAQNPAGFESLEELDESDKTALREEVTHRWRQPWPLYYTIILNSIAAAIQGWDQTGSNGANLSFPVALGIPDTAGSSCGPVANEGDCAKNSWIIGFVNSMPYITICLFAGWISDPLNDWLGRRGVIFIAAIFSLIAPFGMGVSQTWGQLAASRMLLGIGMGLKEVTVPVFSAENAPAIIRGGLVMSWQMWTAFGIFLGTCANLAVGKSGEIAWRLQFASAFIPAVPLVIGVYFCPESPRWCMKKKRYDQAWKSLLKLRHTPMQAARDLFYINCLLEQEDELVKEAGLKVTSSVFTRFVELFTIPRVRRATWASGIVMIAQQMCGINIIAFYSSTIFKQSGIDDYTALWASFGFGLINFLFAWPAVWTIDTFGRRALLLFTFPNMFWTLLVAGLCYLIDKGVENSTARIASVATFVYLFAAFYSPGEGPVPFMYSAEVFPLSHREIGMSWAVATNNFWASVLSLTFPRMLIAMSPTGAFGFYAGLNLVALVLIFLFVPETKQKTLEELDYVFAVPDRTHARYQLQTVLPWWFRRWFLWRRNETCPPLYRDHTQGAVKA, encoded by the exons ATGGCCTCTGAGGAACCAGAAAAAGTCGTCGCAACGAATGG TGTCGAAGCAGAGGACCATGTAGTTGAAAAGGAGGCATCACATCGCAGACGAGTCAGTCTGGTTGAGAATATTGAGGGCGAAATCGAGAATCCGCTCAAAGACATCTCAAGAGAAGAGCTCCTCGAAAGGGTCGCTCGCTTCCACCAAGACAAGGGCCTTCCAGAAGAcgttcttcctcttctgaGAAAAGGTGCACTTGTCGCGCAGAACCCTGCTGGATTCGAGTCTCTTGAGGAATTGGACGAGTCTGACAAGACAGCCCTCCGCGAGGAGGTGACGCACCGTTGGAggcaaccttggccattGTACTATACAATTATCCTCAATTCAATCGCTGCAGCCATTCAAGGATGGGATCAA ACTGGCTCCAATGGAGCGAATCTGAGCTTCCCAGTGGCATTGGGCATCCCTGACACTGCGGGCTCGTCATGTGGCCCAGTAGCCAACGAAGGCGATTGCGCCAAGAACAGTTGGATCATTGGATTTGTCAATTCGATGCCCTACATTACGATTTGTCTCTT TGCTGGCTGGATTTCTGATCCCTTGAATGACTGGCTTGGCCGTCGAGGTGTTATTTTCATTGCTGCCATCTTTTCTCTAATCGCCCCCTTTGGCATGGGCGTATCGCAGACTTGGGGACAACTGGCAGCGTCCAGAATGctccttggcattggcatgggTTTGAAAGAGGTCACGGTGCCCGTCTTCTCGGCTGAAAACGCACCAGCCATTATCCGTGGCGGCCTGGTCATGTCGTGGCAGATGTGGACGGCTTTTG GAATCTTCTTGGGTACTTGCGCAAATCTGGCGGTTGGAAAGTCTGGCGAGATCGCCTGGCGCCTGCAATTTGCCTCTGCCTTTATTCCTGCAGTCCCTCTGGTCATTGGGGTTTACTTTTGCCCGGAGAGTCCTCGATGGtgcatgaagaagaagcgatATGACCAGGCGTGGAAATCTCTGCTGAAGCTCCGGCACACACCCATGCAGGCGGCCAGAGACCTGTTCTACATCAACTGCCTCCTGGAGCAGGAAGAtgagctcgtcaaggaggCCGGCCTCAAGGTTACCAGCAGTGTCTTTACCCGGTTTGTCGAGTTATTCACCATTCCTCGTGTCCGTCGCGCGACGTGGGCGTCTGGAATAGTCATGATTGCGCAGCAAATGTGTGGAA TAAACATCATTGCCTTTTACAGCAGTACGATTTTCAAGCAAAGTGGTATCGATGATTACACTGCTCTTTGGGCAAGCTTTGGATTTGGCTTGATCAACTTCCTCTTTGCCTGGCCTGCGGTGTGGACTATTGATACGTTTGGTCGACGAGCACTGCTACTCTTTACATTTCCCAACATGTTTTGGACGCTTCTTG TCGCCGGTCTCTGCTACTTGATCGACAAAGGCGTCGAAAACAGCACGGCACGAATCGCCTCCGTCGCCACATTTGTCTATCTCTTTGCCGCCTTTTATTCTCCAG GCGAGGGCCCCGTGCCGTTCATGTACTCGGCCGAAGTGTTTCCTCTATCCCATCGTGAAATTGGCATGTCCTGGGCCGTGGCGACAAACAACTTTTGGGCCTCTGTGCTCTCACTCACTTTCCCTCGCATGCTTATTGCCATGAGCCCGACGGGAGCGTTTGGGTTCTACGCTGGCCTCAACCTGGTGGCCCTGGTGCTCATCTTTTTGTTTGTGCCCGAGACGAAACAAAAGACGCTGGAAGAGCTCGACTATGTCTTTGCCGTGCCCGATCGCACACATGCGCGGTATCAGCTGCAAACGGTGCTCCCATGGTGGTTTAGACGATGGTTTCTCTGGCGTCGAAACGAAACATGCCCGCCGCTGTACCGCGATCATACCCAGGGTGCTGTGAAGGCGTGA